From a single Pasteurella atlantica genomic region:
- a CDS encoding universal stress protein codes for MYNHILVAIDLSDESLVLLRKGADIAKACNAKLSIIHVDVNFSDLYTGLIDINMTSVQDNVAEETLQVLSEFSEKIDYPVTERLSGTGDFTQVLQDAIDEYKVDLLITGHHQDFWSKLVSSTRQAMNSISVDMLVVPLKDN; via the coding sequence ATGTATAACCATATTTTAGTTGCCATTGATCTTTCTGATGAAAGTCTTGTTTTATTACGCAAAGGAGCAGATATTGCAAAAGCGTGTAATGCAAAATTATCAATCATTCATGTTGATGTTAATTTTTCTGATCTTTATACTGGATTGATTGATATCAATATGACATCAGTTCAGGATAATGTAGCAGAGGAAACACTTCAAGTATTAAGCGAATTTTCTGAAAAAATAGATTATCCTGTTACTGAACGTTTAAGTGGAACAGGAGATTTTACTCAAGTTTTACAAGATGCTATCGATGAATATAAAGTAGATTTACTTATCACAGGGCATCATCAGGATTTTTGGAGTAAGTTAGTCTCTTCAACACGCCAAGCAATGAACTCTATCTCCGTTGATATGCTGGTAGTACCACTTAAAGACAATTAA
- a CDS encoding membrane protein YczE → MKPNKRALIKTVWSAESSWKPKSISLIVLCISLLIFGVGDGMLVLASLGSSPWTVLAQGISLKTHVNIGIVTLLISLCVMLMWLPFKQRIGLGTILNMVLIALGLGLSVQFIAPPETMLFRLIFTVCGIVIIGIASAFYLTCHMGAGPRDGLMVGIYQLTGWKVAYIRTSIEIIVCVIGWLLGGVVGISTLLFAFVVGWILQISLYFIDVYFSKS, encoded by the coding sequence ATGAAGCCAAATAAGCGAGCACTAATTAAAACCGTTTGGTCAGCAGAATCTAGCTGGAAACCAAAATCTATTTCTTTGATCGTATTGTGTATTTCTTTACTTATTTTTGGTGTAGGAGATGGGATGTTGGTTCTTGCTTCTTTAGGTTCTTCTCCTTGGACAGTTTTAGCGCAGGGAATATCATTAAAAACTCACGTGAATATTGGTATTGTGACATTATTAATTAGTTTATGTGTAATGTTAATGTGGTTACCTTTTAAACAAAGAATAGGGTTGGGTACAATATTGAATATGGTTCTAATTGCTTTAGGATTAGGGCTTTCAGTACAGTTTATTGCTCCTCCTGAAACAATGCTTTTTCGTTTAATTTTTACTGTTTGTGGTATTGTTATCATTGGTATTGCTTCCGCTTTTTATTTAACTTGCCACATGGGAGCAGGACCAAGAGATGGATTAATGGTAGGTATTTATCAATTAACGGGTTGGAAAGTGGCCTATATTAGAACATCAATTGAAATTATAGTGTGTGTGATAGGTTGGCTATTAGGTGGTGTTGTCGGCATATCCACCTTATTATTTGCTTTTGTAGTCGGTTGGATTTTACAAATAAGTTTATATTTTATTGATGTTTATTTTTCTAAATCGTAA
- a CDS encoding winged helix-turn-helix domain-containing protein yields MLKILLVNEDRKSIQSLIEIPLSSDFSLDISCRQNVLSKIAEYHYNLILLDTKNNLEILKQIRQQYHIPIMILTEYNEEIERIEAFELGADDYLVRPFSHREFSARINAILRRAYNTIIINNKKLQFCGVELNINSQQALYNDKDLHLTNTEFNLLKILVDNPGKIFSRETLSVKVLDKALNPYDRAIDMHISNLRKKLPKREDNLPWFKTLRGKGYFLIKE; encoded by the coding sequence ATGCTAAAAATACTTTTAGTGAATGAAGATAGAAAATCTATACAATCACTGATAGAAATACCCTTATCTTCCGATTTTTCTTTAGACATTTCCTGTCGTCAAAATGTGTTAAGTAAAATAGCAGAATATCACTACAATCTCATTTTATTAGATACAAAAAATAACCTTGAGATCCTAAAACAAATTCGCCAACAATATCATATTCCTATAATGATATTAACTGAATATAATGAAGAAATTGAACGAATTGAGGCATTTGAGTTAGGTGCTGATGATTATCTAGTAAGACCTTTTAGCCATCGTGAATTTAGTGCAAGAATAAATGCTATTCTACGCAGAGCCTACAATACAATCATAATAAACAATAAAAAATTACAATTTTGTGGCGTTGAATTGAACATCAATAGTCAACAAGCTTTATATAATGATAAAGATTTACACTTAACTAATACTGAATTTAACTTGCTTAAAATATTAGTCGATAATCCAGGAAAAATTTTTTCTCGTGAAACTTTGAGTGTTAAAGTACTAGATAAAGCACTTAATCCTTATGATCGTGCTATTGATATGCATATCTCTAATTTACGAAAAAAACTGCCAAAAAGAGAAGATAACCTACCTTGGTTTAAAACCTTACGAGGTAAAGGTTATTTTTTAATTAAAGAATAA
- the trmJ gene encoding tRNA (cytosine(32)/uridine(32)-2'-O)-methyltransferase TrmJ produces the protein MKHILEKIQIILVETSHSGNIGSAARAMKTMGLSQLRLVNPLQSIDDQAIALSAGAKDVLAQTQIFDTFDEAIADCQLVVGSSARLRHLQSTLIAPRKGGKLIVEQAQQGKVAMVFGRERVGLTNDELLKCHYHLNVPTNPEYSSLNLAMAVQLISYEIRNAYLEIENLQKVENNLPLVEYPTAQALEHFFQHTEKVYKNLGFIKNDAMMPKLRRLYQRAHLETTELNILRGMLSAIEKN, from the coding sequence ATGAAACATATTTTAGAGAAAATTCAGATTATTTTAGTTGAAACATCACATAGTGGAAATATTGGTTCTGCTGCACGAGCAATGAAAACAATGGGACTTTCACAATTGCGTTTGGTTAATCCTTTACAATCTATTGACGATCAAGCTATTGCATTATCAGCTGGTGCAAAGGATGTTTTAGCTCAGACTCAAATTTTTGATACTTTTGATGAGGCAATTGCAGATTGTCAATTAGTCGTGGGGAGTAGTGCAAGATTGCGTCATTTACAATCAACGTTAATTGCTCCAAGAAAAGGAGGAAAATTGATTGTAGAGCAGGCTCAACAGGGGAAAGTTGCAATGGTTTTTGGACGAGAGCGAGTCGGTTTAACCAACGATGAGTTGTTGAAATGCCACTATCATTTAAATGTGCCAACTAATCCAGAATACAGCTCTTTAAATTTAGCAATGGCAGTACAGTTGATTAGTTATGAAATTAGAAATGCATATCTTGAAATAGAAAATTTGCAAAAAGTGGAGAATAACTTACCGCTTGTAGAATATCCAACAGCACAAGCACTTGAACACTTTTTTCAGCATACTGAAAAAGTATATAAAAATTTAGGTTTTATTAAAAATGATGCAATGATGCCCAAACTTCGTCGCTTATATCAGCGTGCTCACTTAGAAACAACAGAATTGAATATTTTAAGAGGTATGCTAAGTGCAATAGAAAAAAACTAA
- a CDS encoding sigma-E factor negative regulatory protein — translation MQQNKDLSAYIDGEWVEGNFTEALCSSTDLQKKWQHYHTVRSVMRGEDLLLGRDFSEKMEALIENEEMDLQPKTQRMGLKVKRWVMPFMQVGIAASVCFVAVLGVNVMTNSNENEFVQDQPILQTLPFTNSIQQVSLNLHDEIRKIEDEKKKVEEQQLLKEKQEQQQYP, via the coding sequence ATGCAACAGAATAAAGATCTTTCTGCTTATATAGATGGTGAATGGGTAGAAGGTAATTTTACTGAAGCGTTATGTTCATCAACAGATTTACAAAAGAAATGGCAACATTACCATACTGTACGTAGTGTGATGCGTGGGGAAGATCTACTTTTAGGTCGTGATTTTTCAGAAAAAATGGAAGCATTGATTGAAAATGAAGAGATGGATTTACAACCAAAAACTCAACGTATGGGATTAAAAGTAAAACGTTGGGTGATGCCATTTATGCAAGTAGGTATTGCTGCCTCAGTCTGTTTTGTGGCTGTGTTAGGTGTAAATGTGATGACCAATTCAAATGAAAATGAATTTGTTCAAGATCAACCTATTTTACAAACATTACCTTTTACAAATAGTATACAACAAGTGAGTTTAAATCTTCACGACGAAATTCGAAAGATTGAAGATGAAAAGAAAAAAGTAGAAGAGCAGCAGTTACTGAAAGAAAAACAAGAGCAACAGCAATATCCATAG
- the rpoE gene encoding RNA polymerase sigma factor RpoE: MSEQKTDQELVELAQKGNKKAFNLLVIRYQNRVAGLLTRYVAQDDIPDIVQESFIKAYRALNSFRGESAFYTWLYRIAVNTAKNHLTALGRRPPREDILAEDAESYDSGTYLREVDTPESMVLSEELKRVVFETIESLPDELKSAITLRELEGLSYEEIAEVMQCPVGTVRSRIFRAREAIDAKIQPLIQ; the protein is encoded by the coding sequence ATGAGTGAACAAAAAACAGATCAGGAACTGGTTGAGCTTGCACAAAAAGGTAATAAAAAAGCATTTAATCTGCTAGTTATTCGTTACCAGAACCGAGTTGCTGGATTGCTCACTCGTTATGTGGCACAAGATGATATTCCTGATATTGTACAAGAATCTTTTATTAAGGCTTATCGTGCCTTGAATTCTTTTCGTGGAGAAAGTGCGTTTTATACTTGGCTTTATCGTATTGCGGTAAATACAGCAAAAAATCATTTAACGGCTTTAGGTCGCAGACCTCCAAGAGAAGATATTTTAGCAGAAGATGCTGAAAGTTATGACAGTGGTACTTATTTAAGAGAAGTCGATACTCCTGAGAGTATGGTTTTATCTGAAGAGTTAAAAAGAGTTGTCTTTGAAACGATAGAAAGTTTACCCGATGAGCTTAAAAGTGCAATTACATTGCGTGAGCTTGAAGGATTAAGTTATGAAGAAATAGCAGAAGTAATGCAATGCCCTGTGGGAACCGTTCGTTCTCGTATTTTTAGAGCAAGGGAAGCTATTGATGCTAAAATTCAACCGCTAATACAATAA
- the fadD gene encoding long-chain-fatty-acid--CoA ligase FadD, with product MGKIWFKNYPPTAEKTVDVDKYESLLEMFENAIRRHPDIPAYINMGKVLTFRKLEERSRAFAAYLQNELRLEKGDRIALMMPNLLQYPIALFGALRAGLVVVNVNPLYTPRELEHQLNDSGAKAIVIVSNFAATLEKVVFNTPIQHVILTRMGDQLSFGKRNLVNFVVKYVKKLVPKYKLPHAVTFREALNIGKYRQYIKPVINKEDLAFLQYTGGTTGVAKGAMLTHQNVIANVMQAKWVGEPLLGTGSGNVGVIALPMYHIFALTINCLLFIELGLTGLLITNPRDIPAFIKDIRKYPFVALTGVNTLFNALLNNENFKEINFSKLKMSVGGGAAVQRSVAQRWHETTGCHIIEGYGMTECSPLISATRIDSTEYSGSIGIPMPNTDIRIVDDEGNDVSLGQRGELWVKGPQVMKGYWNRPEDTQQSIKDGWVATGDIVEMGEDLNLRIVDRKKDMIIVSGFNVYPNEIEDVIALHPKVNEVVAVGIPNERSGESIKVYVTKKEESLTRDELKKHCRQHLTGYKIPRDVEFRDELPKTNIGKILRRVLRDEEIAKLNQ from the coding sequence ATGGGTAAGATTTGGTTCAAAAATTATCCGCCAACTGCAGAAAAGACAGTTGATGTGGATAAGTATGAATCTTTATTGGAGATGTTTGAAAATGCTATAAGAAGGCATCCAGATATTCCTGCTTATATTAATATGGGGAAAGTATTAACTTTTCGTAAGTTGGAAGAGCGTAGTCGAGCTTTTGCTGCTTATTTACAAAATGAATTACGATTGGAGAAAGGGGATCGTATTGCATTGATGATGCCAAATTTATTGCAATACCCAATTGCGTTGTTTGGTGCGTTAAGAGCAGGTTTGGTGGTGGTGAATGTTAATCCGCTTTATACACCAAGAGAATTGGAACACCAGCTTAATGATAGCGGTGCAAAAGCAATAGTGATTGTTTCAAATTTTGCGGCAACTTTAGAAAAAGTGGTATTTAATACCCCTATTCAGCACGTGATTTTAACTAGAATGGGAGATCAGCTTTCTTTCGGTAAACGTAATCTCGTTAATTTTGTGGTGAAATATGTTAAAAAATTAGTACCAAAATATAAACTTCCTCACGCAGTGACTTTTAGAGAAGCCTTAAATATTGGTAAATACCGACAATATATTAAGCCAGTAATTAATAAGGAAGATTTGGCATTTTTACAATATACAGGCGGGACAACCGGTGTCGCTAAAGGGGCAATGTTAACGCATCAAAATGTGATTGCAAATGTGATGCAAGCAAAATGGGTAGGGGAACCTTTGTTAGGAACGGGATCGGGCAATGTTGGTGTCATTGCATTGCCGATGTATCATATTTTTGCTTTAACTATTAATTGTTTACTTTTTATTGAGTTAGGTTTAACAGGATTGTTAATTACAAATCCCCGTGATATTCCAGCATTTATTAAAGATATCAGAAAATATCCTTTTGTTGCATTAACAGGGGTAAATACACTATTTAATGCTTTATTAAATAATGAGAATTTTAAAGAAATTAATTTCTCAAAATTAAAAATGTCGGTGGGAGGAGGCGCTGCAGTTCAGCGTTCAGTTGCACAACGTTGGCACGAAACAACAGGGTGTCATATTATTGAAGGTTATGGGATGACAGAATGTTCTCCTCTTATTTCTGCAACAAGAATTGATTCAACAGAATACTCTGGCTCAATTGGTATTCCAATGCCAAATACAGATATCCGAATTGTTGATGATGAAGGTAATGATGTTTCTTTAGGTCAACGAGGGGAGTTGTGGGTTAAAGGTCCTCAAGTAATGAAAGGCTATTGGAACAGACCTGAAGATACACAGCAATCTATTAAAGATGGTTGGGTTGCAACAGGTGATATTGTAGAAATGGGAGAAGATCTCAATTTGCGTATTGTTGATCGTAAAAAAGATATGATTATTGTTTCAGGTTTTAATGTTTATCCAAATGAAATTGAAGATGTAATAGCATTACATCCCAAAGTCAACGAAGTGGTCGCTGTGGGTATCCCAAATGAGCGTTCTGGTGAAAGCATTAAAGTTTATGTCACTAAAAAAGAAGAAAGTTTAACTCGTGATGAACTTAAAAAGCATTGTCGTCAGCATTTAACAGGGTATAAAATTCCACGAGATGTAGAATTTAGAGATGAATTGCCTAAAACTAATATAGGTAAAATCCTTCGTCGTGTGTTGAGAGATGAAGAAATTGCAAAATTAAATCAATAA
- a CDS encoding lytic murein transglycosylase, with protein MKKLRLFVGLLLIAGISTSCANSSEYQLKTYNKARTLDNFDDYVNFLKNKAKQAGISSQFLAKQNDIFYIDKAVELDQRQSSKKPHSTLPPRPNPDGITHYLKRVLTQKKVNKAVDLWWEYQPQLTKASKKYNVPKEYLMALWGMESSFGYYQGNYDVLSVLATLSFDGRREKLFTQEFINAMKILENKTISRLKMKGSWAGAMGQSQFMPTTYLHYAADGDNDGQKDIWTEPYDVFASIASYISSMGWDNTLPWGIEVELSLPIDLALSGVQKKKAKKLSQWVDLGINIIKLDDMNLIKLDQLSDTDLWLVLPNKEVGRAFLVSNNYRVLKRWNNSNYFAVSIGQFAERIAAEVY; from the coding sequence ATGAAAAAATTACGATTATTCGTTGGATTGTTACTAATAGCGGGTATTTCAACAAGTTGTGCAAATAGTTCAGAATATCAACTTAAAACATATAATAAAGCTCGAACATTAGATAATTTTGATGATTATGTTAATTTTTTAAAAAATAAAGCAAAACAAGCGGGTATTTCTTCTCAATTTCTTGCAAAACAGAATGATATTTTTTATATAGATAAAGCGGTTGAATTAGATCAGCGACAATCTTCTAAAAAACCACACTCTACTTTGCCTCCTCGTCCTAATCCTGACGGTATAACCCATTATTTAAAAAGAGTATTAACTCAAAAAAAGGTTAATAAAGCCGTTGATTTATGGTGGGAATATCAACCTCAATTAACAAAAGCGAGTAAGAAATATAATGTACCAAAAGAGTATTTGATGGCATTGTGGGGGATGGAAAGTAGCTTTGGTTATTATCAAGGTAATTATGATGTTCTTTCCGTATTAGCCACGTTATCATTTGATGGACGAAGAGAAAAGTTATTTACACAAGAATTTATTAATGCGATGAAAATTCTTGAAAATAAAACAATTTCACGATTGAAAATGAAAGGATCGTGGGCTGGGGCAATGGGACAATCTCAATTTATGCCTACAACTTATTTACATTATGCGGCAGATGGTGATAATGATGGTCAGAAAGATATTTGGACTGAACCTTATGATGTATTTGCTTCGATTGCGTCTTATATTTCAAGTATGGGGTGGGATAACACTTTACCTTGGGGGATTGAAGTAGAACTTAGTCTACCTATAGACTTAGCATTATCAGGTGTTCAAAAAAAGAAGGCAAAAAAATTATCGCAATGGGTAGATTTAGGGATAAATATTATTAAGTTAGATGATATGAATTTAATAAAATTAGATCAGTTATCTGATACGGATTTGTGGCTAGTTCTCCCAAATAAAGAAGTAGGGAGAGCATTTTTAGTTTCTAATAATTATCGAGTATTAAAACGCTGGAATAATTCAAATTATTTTGCCGTAAGTATTGGTCAATTTGCAGAAAGAATTGCTGCTGAAGTTTATTAA
- a CDS encoding YadA-like family protein yields MNKIFKVVFNQITQTYTVTSELVKNGSKSHTTGNFQSSNKQTIFSFKFTKIAIMLSSLFVTTVAMAEAGVDGEAGTTTTTITLGPDKLYVDGSNVGKDSNKSTFGKNVGKTTITGDGTQLVQEQAVKTYVDAVDEKVTNIEKVLNTKLNASNIKNITSLNKSVVIGSNKNVLAGDVDLRINVDGSTIKVNKDGQLQAVASAPEVDGTSIEVAKGKVSVKDKGISAAKLADNAVTEDKIADALLTELKAKSREKVKAGAGIKVSPTTVAADKDNQEFTVSLSDSVATKLGNLANNANATYLNTSGSNIGDDAVKSEFGKNTGKTDITGNGTQLVQENAVKTYVDNKAIELGAQIVNVSKTLKEEVAVKPNSGLTLATVPATTKKGTKYTLGLNSEKIKEIAGTMNKADKNAENLSDENIKAWITKLNTGANLTVSNGKLVTDTQVKTALNTKLNADAIQNITSSDQSVRIGTNKNVATGEVDLKINVDGTSVEIKKGQVSLKDSGVSTVKLVDNAVTKDKIADELLKELKTKSREKVKAGTGIKVSLTKIAANTDNQEFIVSLSNDITSKLENLADNANITYLNKTGSNIGNDKLILGQNVGKNAINGSSTQLVQEKAVKTYVDTEINNIGKGKNGKDGYIGVEDKNGKNRISIDGKDGITVKGKNGKSSISINGDNGIGIKDSDGKTLVTIGKEGNQGIIGLQGASDKNNKFYNISIQNGKNDVDGIMTDRIVYVDKTTKVKKEVATVDDGLAFTGDTGAKNVKLNKTLTIKGGVKDKIKLSDNNVGVVANTNGLEVKLAKNLTGISSIASTTGGSKLTLSDKERSISVNGGRVTNLGDAIANGDAVNYRQLKEFKTEVKKDMAAITNDLKEVKAGVSSAMASALLPQAYKPGQSMLSLAGATYKQSNSIAIGLSTISNNGKWLLKGALNTDTTGQVGGGVGVGYAW; encoded by the coding sequence ATGAACAAAATATTCAAAGTCGTGTTTAATCAAATAACACAAACCTATACTGTAACTTCAGAGCTTGTCAAAAATGGAAGTAAGTCTCATACTACAGGAAATTTTCAATCTTCAAATAAACAAACGATATTTTCATTTAAATTTACAAAAATAGCTATTATGCTTTCTAGTTTATTTGTAACAACAGTTGCAATGGCTGAAGCAGGAGTTGATGGAGAAGCAGGAACAACGACAACAACAATAACACTAGGACCAGATAAGTTATATGTTGATGGTTCAAATGTTGGTAAAGATAGTAATAAATCAACCTTTGGTAAAAATGTAGGTAAAACAACTATTACAGGTGATGGAACTCAACTTGTTCAAGAGCAAGCAGTAAAAACTTATGTTGATGCTGTTGATGAAAAAGTGACTAATATAGAAAAGGTATTAAATACTAAACTTAACGCAAGTAATATCAAAAATATCACTAGTTTAAATAAATCTGTTGTTATTGGTTCAAATAAAAATGTATTGGCAGGAGATGTTGATTTAAGAATAAATGTAGATGGTTCAACGATTAAAGTAAATAAAGATGGGCAATTACAAGCCGTTGCATCAGCACCAGAAGTGGATGGCACAAGTATTGAAGTTGCAAAAGGTAAAGTATCAGTCAAAGATAAAGGCATTTCAGCTGCAAAACTAGCCGATAATGCGGTAACGGAAGACAAAATTGCAGATGCATTATTAACCGAGTTAAAAGCAAAATCACGTGAAAAAGTGAAAGCGGGTGCGGGTATTAAAGTCAGCCCAACCACCGTGGCTGCGGATAAAGATAACCAAGAGTTTACGGTGTCCTTAAGTGATAGTGTTGCCACAAAATTAGGAAATTTAGCCAATAATGCCAATGCGACTTATTTAAATACTTCTGGTTCAAATATCGGTGATGATGCAGTGAAATCAGAATTTGGTAAAAATACAGGAAAAACTGATATTACAGGTAATGGCACACAACTGGTTCAAGAAAATGCAGTGAAAACCTATGTTGATAACAAAGCTATTGAGTTAGGTGCTCAAATCGTTAATGTGAGTAAAACATTAAAAGAGGAAGTAGCAGTCAAACCAAATAGCGGTTTAACATTAGCTACTGTTCCTGCAACAACAAAAAAAGGAACCAAATATACTCTAGGCTTGAATTCAGAAAAAATTAAAGAAATTGCAGGTACTATGAATAAAGCAGATAAAAATGCTGAAAACTTAAGTGATGAAAATATAAAAGCTTGGATAACTAAGTTAAATACTGGTGCAAATTTAACGGTATCAAATGGTAAATTAGTGACAGATACGCAAGTTAAAACAGCATTAAATACTAAACTTAATGCAGATGCTATTCAAAATATTACCAGTTCAGATCAGTCTGTTCGCATTGGTACCAATAAAAATGTTGCAACAGGTGAAGTTGATCTAAAAATAAATGTTGATGGTACAAGTGTTGAGATTAAAAAAGGTCAAGTGTCTTTAAAAGATAGTGGAGTTTCAACCGTTAAACTTGTGGATAATGCCGTAACGAAAGATAAAATAGCAGATGAATTACTAAAAGAATTAAAAACAAAATCGCGTGAAAAAGTAAAAGCAGGCACAGGTATTAAGGTAAGCTTAACCAAAATAGCTGCTAATACAGATAACCAAGAGTTTATTGTTTCATTAAGTAATGATATTACCTCAAAATTAGAAAATTTAGCAGATAACGCAAATATAACCTATCTAAATAAAACGGGTTCAAACATCGGTAATGATAAATTAATTTTAGGTCAAAATGTGGGCAAAAATGCTATTAATGGTTCAAGCACACAACTAGTTCAAGAAAAAGCTGTTAAAACCTATGTTGATACTGAAATTAATAATATTGGAAAAGGTAAGAATGGTAAAGATGGTTATATTGGTGTTGAGGATAAAAATGGTAAAAATCGTATAAGCATTGATGGTAAAGATGGTATTACAGTTAAAGGAAAAAATGGTAAAAGTAGTATTTCTATTAATGGTGATAACGGAATTGGTATCAAAGATAGTGATGGTAAGACTTTAGTTACTATAGGAAAAGAAGGAAATCAAGGCATTATTGGACTTCAAGGTGCAAGTGATAAAAATAATAAATTCTACAATATTAGTATCCAAAATGGTAAAAATGATGTAGATGGAATAATGACTGACAGAATTGTCTATGTTGATAAAACAACTAAAGTGAAAAAAGAAGTTGCTACAGTGGATGATGGTTTAGCCTTTACTGGTGACACTGGAGCTAAAAATGTTAAATTAAATAAAACATTAACTATTAAAGGTGGAGTCAAAGATAAAATCAAACTTAGTGATAACAATGTTGGTGTAGTCGCAAATACAAATGGTTTAGAAGTTAAACTTGCAAAAAATTTAACAGGTATTTCTTCTATTGCTAGTACGACAGGAGGCAGTAAACTTACATTAAGTGATAAAGAAAGAAGTATCTCAGTTAATGGCGGAAGAGTCACTAATTTAGGTGATGCAATAGCGAATGGAGATGCGGTTAATTATAGACAGCTAAAAGAATTTAAAACGGAAGTTAAAAAAGATATGGCAGCTATAACGAATGACTTGAAAGAGGTAAAAGCAGGTGTTTCAAGTGCAATGGCTTCAGCACTCTTACCACAAGCCTATAAACCTGGTCAAAGTATGTTATCCTTAGCAGGCGCAACTTATAAGCAGTCAAACTCTATTGCTATAGGACTTTCAACAATTTCTAATAATGGAAAATGGCTCCTTAAAGGGGCACTTAATACAGATACTACTGGTCAAGTCGGTGGAGGTGTTGGAGTGGGCTATGCTTGGTAA